In the Campylobacter sputorum subsp. sputorum genome, TCAATAAAAACTCAAATGGAACAGATTTTTTTATAAAACTTCCACAAGAACTTATGAAATTTACCTCTTCACAAGGAAGTATAGCCATAGACGGAGTTAGCCTTACCATAGCTCAAACTATGCAAGATTCAATAAGAATATGCGTAATACCAATAACTATGAGAGACACTCTCTTTGGCACTTTTAGTATCGGTAGAAAAGTAAATATAGAAACTGATATGTTTGCAAGATATATTTATAAAATAATATCTAATAAAAATACCGCTACTTGGGATGATATAGATAAAATAATGAGTATTTATTAATGAGTGTATTTTACGGCTTTAGCGATACTAAAGGCGGTGTATCAAATAGAAATTATAGTAGTTTAAATTTAGGACTACATGTAAATGATGATGAAAATTTAGTTATACAAAATAGAAAAATTTTTGCAAATAAATTAGGTTTTAAAAGTGAAAATTTGGTATTTATGGATCAAATTCATTCAGATAATATTTGCATCATAGATAAAATCCCCTACCCAACTCCAACTTGCGATGCAATAATCACAAATTTAAAAAATGTAGTTTTATGTGTTATGGTAGCAGATTGTATGCCGGTGCTACTATTTGATAAATCAAAACAAATTATATCAGCCGTGCATTTAGGAAGAGCTGGAATTTGTGCAAATTTACTAACAAAAGTAATTCAAAAAATGATAGCTAAATTTGAATGCAAAATAGATGATTTAAAACTAATAGTTGGTCCGCACATTCAAGGAAAATGTTATGAGATAGGAAATTTAAATCTTGAAAAATTTAATAAATTTAAAAAAGATGGAAATTTTTATATGAACAAAGCACTGCTTAGTGAGATAAACGAAATCGGACTAAAAGATTACACGATAAGTGAGATTTGCACACATTGCGATAAAAACTATTTTTCATATAGAAGAGATAAAATAACAGGAAGATTTTGTGGATATATTTATATAAAATAACCCCGTAAAAACGGGGAAAATTATTTGTCTTTTAAACCTAATTCTTCAATAAGTTTAATATAAGCATTATAATCTTTGCCTTTAAAATATTTCATAAGACGCTTTCTTTGTCCTACCATTTTTAAAAGACCAAGGCGAGAACTGAAATCTTTTTTATAAATTTTCAAATGCTCAGTTAAATCGCTTATCCTTTTTGTAAGAAGTGCGATTTGAACTTCTGGTGAACCTGTATCACCACTTTTTCTAGCAAATTTTGCAACTATTTCTGCTTTTGTAGCCGAATCCAAAGCCATTTTAGACCTCCTGATTGGTAAAATTAAACTTTGATTATACCTAAAGAACTTAAAATTATGCTGAATTATGTAAAATACAGAGCCGTTTAATATAAATTATAGTAAAAACAAGCTAAAATACTTCCTTGAAGATTTCAAAGGAGTATCATGCTTTTTACAAAGGCTAGCGAATATGCACTTTTATCTTTGATTTTACTTGCAAAATCAAATAATCCAAAAGATGTAGAAAATATATCAAAAGAATTAAATATATCAAAAAGTTTTTTAGCAAAAATTTTACAAAATCTTGCAAAAAATGGTGTTTTAAAATCTACTCGTGGAATAAATGGCGGTTTTTTGTTAGCTAAAGATCCAAAACAAATAACGATAGCAAGTATTATAGAGTATGCGGAAAAACGCCCTACAAATGTTTTTGAATGTTCTGGAGATATAGAAAATTGTCATAATCAAAATGGTGATATTTGCACTATTTGGCCTATTTTTAGCAAACTTCAAAACATTGTAGATGATTTTTTAAAAAAAATAACATTAAAAGATATTATGCAAAAGTAGATAAATTTGGCTAAATCAAAAAATAATATAATAACTCTAATAGCTCCTTTTTTAGAGCCGATTGTAAAGATGAAAAGCCTTTCTATAGTTGCTTTAATCATATCGATTATAGCAATCATCATAGTTCCGCTTCCAAGCATGGTGCTTGATTTTTTCTTAGCACTTTCCATATCTTTATCAGTTTTGATTATACTTATTTCGATTTATATACCAAAACCAACTGATCTTACTACATTTCCAACACTAATTTTACTTATCACTCTTTTTAGACTTTCTTTAAATATCGCTACAACTAGAATGATATTAAGCAAGGGTCATCATGGTCCAGATGCCGTAAGTGAGATTATCTCAAGTTTTGGGCAATTTGTAGTTGGTGGAAATTATGTAATTGGTATCATAGTTTTTACGATACTTGTGCTTATAAATTTTATGGTTGTAACAAAAGGATCAACTAGAGTTAGTGAAGTTCAAGCAAGATTTACACTTGATGCAATGCCAGGAAAACAGATGGCAATAGATGCAGATCTAAATGCCGGTTTGATCGACGAACAAACAGCTAGAAAAAGAAGGCAAGAAATTATTGGAGAAGCAAACTTTTATGGAGCAATGGATGGTTCTAGTAAATTTATAAAAGGCGATGCAGTTGCTGGTATTATCATCACTATAGTAAATATAGTTGGTGGTTTTTTGATAGGAACTTTTCAACATGACTTAACTATGGCTGATGCTGCATCAACATATACTATACTAACGATAGGAGATGGGCTAGTAAGTCAAATTCCTGGTCTTATCACTTCAACAGCTACTGCTATTATTATAACAAGAGCTAGCAAAGATGATGATAACTTTGCAGAAGGTGTTTTAAAACAACTTCTTGGCGAGTATAGAACTATGTTTATAGTTGGCTTTATACTAGTCATTTTTGCACTAGTCCCAGGACTTCCAACATTTTCTTTGGGCTTCATTGGGTGTATTTTCCTTGGAATGGGATATTTGATGAGAAGATCAAAAGGCGAAGCTCCACTTTTGCTAACACCTAAGAAAAAAGAAGAAATGAAGCAAAAAGCACAACAACAAGACGCAGCAGCTACAAAACCGCCTAAAAAAAGCGAAGAAGAGATAGCAAAAGAGGAAGAAAAACGCATAAACGATATACTAAAATTAGAAATTTTAGAACTTGATTTGGGGTATGGACTACTTAAATTAGCAGATAGCGATCTTATAGAAAGAATTAGATCTATGAGAAGAAATATAGCAAATGATCTTGGATTTTTGATGCCAAAAATACGTATCAGAGATAATTTGCAACTTCCGCCAAATGTTTATAATTTTAAATTAAAAGGTATAGTTATAGGAAGTAGCGAAGTTTATCCTGATAAATTTATGGCAATGAGTGATGGGATGGTAAGCGAGGAGATAGAAGGGATTCCTACAAAAGAACCAGCTTTTGGATATGACGCACTTTGGATAGATGCTAGTGCTAAAGAAGATGCAATGGTAAAAGGCTATATACCAATAGAACCAGCAGCAGTTATATCAACACATATGAGCGAACTTGTAAGACAAAACGCATCTGAGCTTTTAACAAGGCAAGAAACTCAAAATATCCTAGATAAATTAAAAGAAGATTATCCAGTTCTTGTAGATGATACGCTAAGGGTTGCAAGTGTCGGACTGATACAAAAAATCCTAAAATCTCTTTTAAAAGATAATATTCCTATAAAAGATATGTTAAGCATACTTGAAGCTATCGGAGATATGGCAGAATACACTAAAAACCTTGATATGCTAATAGAATATGTTAGAAAATCTCTTTCAAGAGTTATAACATCAATGTATAGCGATGAAAACGGACAGCTAAATTTCTACATACTAAACTCTGCAGATCAACAAAAACTTATAGATGCTCTTCAGTTAAAAGATGGAAGCTATAATCTAATGTTAAATGTAGCACAAACTAGTGCCGTAGTAACAGCCCTTAGAGATCAAAGAGATAAAAAACCTATAACGCAAAACAATATGGTGCTTTGTGTAGAATCTTCTATAAGAAAATTTATCTCAGATATCTGCTCTCAGTTTGGCATAGATATAGTTGTGCTTAGCTTTGCCGAAATTTCGCCAAATACACCTTTTGAAACTCTTGGCGTGATAAATATAGAAAACTTATAAGGATGATAATGAAATTTTTTCACCTCTCACATACAGATTTAGATGGATACTCAGCACAAATTGTAACAAAAGCTTACTTTAATGATATTACATTTTTTAACTCAAATTATGGAAAAGAAATAGATGAAAAATTTAATCAAATAGTAAATTTGCTTGATGATGAAAAATCTATAATTTTAATCACTGATTTAAATTTAACGCTTAAACAATGCGAAGATTTTGAAAATTTAATAAAAGATAAAAATGCAAAGCTTTTTTTACTAGATCACCATCAAAGCGGTTTAGAATGCTCACAGAAATTTAAGTGGTATTATCTTGACAACTCCAGATGTGCAACGCTTATAACATATGATTTTTTTGCATCTATGTATGGACAAAAAGAAAACTTACACGAGTATTGTAAAATGGTAAATGCAGTTGATATATGGTTAAAAGATGATAAATATTTTGAGTTTGGAAAAGTATGTTTAAACCTTGTAGCAAATTCAAAAGAGATAAATAAAGTTATGTTTCAAGACAAATCAAATGAATATATATTTTTCTTACTACAAAAGGCAAATGAATATATGTGGTCACAAAATGCACATATAAATTTAGATGATGATACACACAAAATAAAAAAAGAGTATTTTTTTGACAAAACAAACGATACTCTTAGCAATATGATTTCAAATTTCATAGTAAAAAATCTCTCAAACCAAAAGGATAAATTTAGTATAAATTACAGAGAATTTAAAGGCATATTAACGCATAATATCGGAAATACTTCTGTGATAGGAAATGACTTTTTAGTAGCAAATCCTGAATTTGATTTTTTTATGGATGTAAGCTCTAAAAAAACAATAAGTCTAAGAGCAAATAACAAAATAGATGTAAGTGCAATGGCGGCTGAACTTTTTAACGGAGGTGGTCATAAAAATGCAAGCGGTGGTTTATTTGCAGCTTTTAAAGATAGTTTTGATTATGAAAATATAAAAAATCAAATAAAAGATCACATTTTTAAAAAAACTACTCAAAATAAGGAAGAAAAATGAAA is a window encoding:
- the rpsO gene encoding 30S ribosomal protein S15; translated protein: MALDSATKAEIVAKFARKSGDTGSPEVQIALLTKRISDLTEHLKIYKKDFSSRLGLLKMVGQRKRLMKYFKGKDYNAYIKLIEELGLKDK
- a CDS encoding DHH family phosphoesterase, which translates into the protein MKFFHLSHTDLDGYSAQIVTKAYFNDITFFNSNYGKEIDEKFNQIVNLLDDEKSIILITDLNLTLKQCEDFENLIKDKNAKLFLLDHHQSGLECSQKFKWYYLDNSRCATLITYDFFASMYGQKENLHEYCKMVNAVDIWLKDDKYFEFGKVCLNLVANSKEINKVMFQDKSNEYIFFLLQKANEYMWSQNAHINLDDDTHKIKKEYFFDKTNDTLSNMISNFIVKNLSNQKDKFSINYREFKGILTHNIGNTSVIGNDFLVANPEFDFFMDVSSKKTISLRANNKIDVSAMAAELFNGGGHKNASGGLFAAFKDSFDYENIKNQIKDHIFKKTTQNKEEK
- a CDS encoding Rrf2 family transcriptional regulator, translating into MLFTKASEYALLSLILLAKSNNPKDVENISKELNISKSFLAKILQNLAKNGVLKSTRGINGGFLLAKDPKQITIASIIEYAEKRPTNVFECSGDIENCHNQNGDICTIWPIFSKLQNIVDDFLKKITLKDIMQK
- the flhA gene encoding flagellar biosynthesis protein FlhA; this translates as MKSLSIVALIISIIAIIIVPLPSMVLDFFLALSISLSVLIILISIYIPKPTDLTTFPTLILLITLFRLSLNIATTRMILSKGHHGPDAVSEIISSFGQFVVGGNYVIGIIVFTILVLINFMVVTKGSTRVSEVQARFTLDAMPGKQMAIDADLNAGLIDEQTARKRRQEIIGEANFYGAMDGSSKFIKGDAVAGIIITIVNIVGGFLIGTFQHDLTMADAASTYTILTIGDGLVSQIPGLITSTATAIIITRASKDDDNFAEGVLKQLLGEYRTMFIVGFILVIFALVPGLPTFSLGFIGCIFLGMGYLMRRSKGEAPLLLTPKKKEEMKQKAQQQDAAATKPPKKSEEEIAKEEEKRINDILKLEILELDLGYGLLKLADSDLIERIRSMRRNIANDLGFLMPKIRIRDNLQLPPNVYNFKLKGIVIGSSEVYPDKFMAMSDGMVSEEIEGIPTKEPAFGYDALWIDASAKEDAMVKGYIPIEPAAVISTHMSELVRQNASELLTRQETQNILDKLKEDYPVLVDDTLRVASVGLIQKILKSLLKDNIPIKDMLSILEAIGDMAEYTKNLDMLIEYVRKSLSRVITSMYSDENGQLNFYILNSADQQKLIDALQLKDGSYNLMLNVAQTSAVVTALRDQRDKKPITQNNMVLCVESSIRKFISDICSQFGIDIVVLSFAEISPNTPFETLGVINIENL
- the ribE gene encoding riboflavin synthase, which gives rise to MFNGLIREIGKVTSFNGDILDVKSNLKPNLGDSISINGACLSVVKVSNDGFSVEISSQSKKMLALQNYKDKVHLEPAMKLGDSIDGHLLQGHIDGIGEIYAINKNSNGTDFFIKLPQELMKFTSSQGSIAIDGVSLTIAQTMQDSIRICVIPITMRDTLFGTFSIGRKVNIETDMFARYIYKIISNKNTATWDDIDKIMSIY
- the pgeF gene encoding peptidoglycan editing factor PgeF: MSVFYGFSDTKGGVSNRNYSSLNLGLHVNDDENLVIQNRKIFANKLGFKSENLVFMDQIHSDNICIIDKIPYPTPTCDAIITNLKNVVLCVMVADCMPVLLFDKSKQIISAVHLGRAGICANLLTKVIQKMIAKFECKIDDLKLIVGPHIQGKCYEIGNLNLEKFNKFKKDGNFYMNKALLSEINEIGLKDYTISEICTHCDKNYFSYRRDKITGRFCGYIYIK